One window of Pyxicephalus adspersus chromosome 4, UCB_Pads_2.0, whole genome shotgun sequence genomic DNA carries:
- the LOC140329956 gene encoding transcription factor 23-like translates to MLRAEVLVPIWELHEENQKGDTIEEPRREKRDPLSGRRKGQKVTKSQNVSPMTRSHGAILGKQTPENNVRERNRVRTLREAFLSLQAALPSVPPDTKLSKLEVLVLATSYIAHLTQTLDQDGDIGHCAPPGRGPGYLHPMKKWPMRARLYAEAVDCEISTGCPPGKN, encoded by the exons AGTCCTTGTACCCATCTGGGAACTTCATGAAGAGAATCAGAAAGGTGACACCATTGAGGAGCCCCGACGGGAGAAGAGAGACCCTCTGAGTGGGCGGAGGAAGGGACAAAAAGTCACCAAGAGTCAGAAT GTTTCCCCCATGACCAGATCCCATGGGGCCATTTTGGGGAAGCAGACTCCCGAGAACAATGTCCGGGAGAGAAACAGGGTGCGCACTCTTCGGGAGGCCTTCCTGTCTCTTCAGGCTGCCTTACCCTCAGTGCCACCGGACACTAAACTGTCTAAGCTGGAAGTCCTGGTCCTGGCCACCAGCTACATAGCCCACCTGACCCAGACACTGGACCAAGATGGGGACATAGGGCATTGTGCTCCTCCTGGGAGGGGTCCGGGGTACCTGCATCCTATGAAG AAGTGGCCAATGAGGGCCCGTCTGTATGCTGAAGCCGTAGACTGTGAAATATCCACTGGTTGCCCCCCGGGAAAAAACTGA